A window of Haloarchaeobius litoreus contains these coding sequences:
- a CDS encoding DUF7344 domain-containing protein, with product MRLLDRIRDTVSQQTDTPATTSINPEDAYRALSNERRRRVIEFLAESDVGDDVPVGTLADRLSDGTNRTACYVALVQNHMCVLSTDDGIGVVDYDCQAKIATVRPELFSLHRAHTAFESKLD from the coding sequence ATGCGTCTGCTTGACAGAATCAGAGACACCGTATCGCAACAGACCGACACCCCTGCGACTACATCGATCAATCCAGAGGACGCCTATCGAGCGCTATCTAACGAACGTAGACGGCGCGTCATCGAGTTCCTTGCCGAGTCTGACGTTGGGGACGACGTGCCGGTCGGTACGCTAGCAGACAGGTTGTCGGACGGCACTAACAGGACTGCGTGCTACGTTGCGCTCGTACAGAATCATATGTGTGTCCTGAGTACTGACGATGGTATTGGAGTCGTAGACTACGACTGCCAAGCAAAGATCGCGACTGTGCGTCCAGAACTGTTCTCGCTACATCGAGCCCACACAGCGTTCGAAAGCAAACTCGACTAA
- a CDS encoding class I SAM-dependent methyltransferase, with the protein MKGHVPTPDDLADHMVAKLFDGHEPTEGDTLLYPGCGTGPFVAAVHRYCDANDLPVPDGVGVELDPKHLTKARENHANKNVELLERDFLDDSILEDFSEFDYIIANPPYVPIEGLSEEEKEDYKARFDTAEGRFDLFVLFYEQALKLLADGGRLSFITPEKFEYTSTTAPLRRILSTYDIEEIEHVDEDSFGDLVTFPVITTVNNTEPTDTRIITREGDERTVSLPSDGSSWAATVRGGAPDIDSGVTLGDVCERISCGVATGADSVFVVDEDEVPPQLEEWTYPTTSGKQLRINDGPDSGQVFISAYDEHGSLTSEDELGAFGDWADLHRERLEDRSCYKKGKRAWYAWHENPPMEDILQPKIVCKDITESPHFWRDDTGEVVPRHSVYYLIPEDSVELDELQEYLNGPDASAWLEANCQRAANGFLRMQSTVLKQLPVPQEFGESRQAKLTEL; encoded by the coding sequence ATGAAAGGGCACGTCCCCACACCGGACGACCTCGCCGACCACATGGTTGCGAAGTTATTCGACGGCCACGAACCCACAGAGGGCGATACACTTCTCTACCCAGGCTGTGGGACTGGCCCGTTCGTTGCTGCCGTCCACCGTTACTGCGACGCGAACGACCTGCCTGTACCGGACGGCGTCGGTGTCGAACTTGACCCAAAGCATCTTACCAAAGCCCGCGAGAACCACGCCAACAAGAACGTCGAACTGCTGGAACGTGACTTCCTTGACGACTCGATTCTGGAGGACTTCAGCGAGTTCGACTATATCATCGCCAATCCACCATACGTCCCGATTGAAGGACTCAGCGAGGAGGAGAAAGAAGATTATAAAGCCAGGTTTGACACCGCAGAGGGACGCTTCGATCTGTTCGTCCTGTTCTACGAACAGGCACTCAAACTTCTAGCCGATGGTGGGAGGCTGTCTTTCATCACGCCGGAGAAGTTCGAATACACTAGCACAACTGCACCGCTCCGGCGGATTCTTTCGACGTACGACATCGAGGAAATCGAGCACGTCGACGAAGACTCGTTCGGCGATCTGGTCACTTTCCCCGTCATCACTACCGTCAACAACACCGAACCGACGGATACCCGCATCATCACTCGCGAAGGTGACGAACGCACCGTCTCCCTGCCTTCAGACGGTTCCAGCTGGGCGGCAACAGTCCGAGGCGGTGCTCCTGACATTGACTCCGGTGTCACCCTCGGCGACGTGTGCGAACGCATCAGCTGTGGTGTGGCGACCGGCGCAGACAGCGTGTTCGTGGTCGATGAAGACGAAGTACCACCCCAGTTGGAGGAATGGACGTACCCGACGACCTCCGGGAAGCAACTCCGGATCAACGACGGGCCCGACAGTGGCCAAGTCTTCATCAGTGCATACGATGAACACGGGAGTCTGACGTCCGAGGATGAACTCGGGGCGTTCGGTGATTGGGCCGACCTGCACAGGGAGCGTCTCGAAGACCGGTCATGCTACAAGAAGGGGAAGCGTGCTTGGTACGCTTGGCACGAGAACCCACCAATGGAGGACATCCTCCAGCCGAAGATCGTTTGCAAGGACATTACTGAATCGCCACACTTCTGGCGCGACGACACTGGTGAGGTTGTACCGAGACACAGCGTCTATTACCTGATTCCGGAAGATTCGGTAGAACTGGATGAGCTTCAGGAGTATCTGAACGGGCCGGATGCATCGGCGTGGTTAGAGGCGAATTGCCAGCGCGCGGCGAACGGATTCCTGCGTATGCAATCGACTGTGCTGAAGCAACTTCCGGTTCCACAGGAGTTCGGTGAGTCCCGCCAGGCGAAACTCACTGAACTGTGA
- a CDS encoding DNA primase family protein, with amino-acid sequence MVSSNNRGQSDDSPHTADADEQNTTNDCNNHGSDIDGKVGDSIPANGDSPDTDELDEESVSSDEITDEIEEMFENQLERSDEFEERIEEIVENHDGRINFEHITLKLAREFEEDESSIDSALNVVASVKDGDVVGVASAAERAMGDTDLTWDMVKAGYGCDPSMVDATDVTTKSDVTSWAREKCVEFMNDNYHWVYLVDKNRGIEEFYAYDDDIGYYVDDAKDVVGRLMDEHLGRHSNTHEVNEVTRKLKAANKVTSVDEMNAGDKPLRCVENGVLDVETWELYDHDPEYRFTRRINAAWNPDVDTSDVEDFLDEITKNDIDAKVLAEMMGDTLTDHYKRQWFGMLYGGGANGKSVLLNVLRAVLGHENVSTESLHDIAETRWASGQMAGGMGAWANLDPEVSARRIVNTAPIKNNTGNDATSHEFKGQDKFSAVNTAKMIFGMNKPSIFDEEKRAIVRRIKPVELPYAFLPEDEVDDDDPMQEVRDSDKEDKLTTDESRAAWLQVMAEGLRRLRENDGFSYERSQRELFDSYQSAADTFWKFQHECLQNVRTTYNDTDTPVYLTFNEIHSAYASYCHDHDETPMPESEFAQELNKIGNLDIEKYHPGDADGANSRKYLAFTEHGFRHAITSTQKRFHLRVDEVDVPTMAGGDDSDTEHEGCEDLSGRVVSAITHLNEENDSEANFRSIVEHCRDEEELSGLLDTVDTLEEGGVIEQDDGVYHVVEDDVLDKGGEDGVDEDLCNRVLAEVKSSAGEDGVTPPTVAGGIEESAGDVLPVLESLVDEGELERKPGTRFAPRKGDA; translated from the coding sequence ATGGTATCTAGCAACAACCGCGGACAGTCAGACGACTCTCCGCACACGGCAGACGCAGACGAACAGAACACAACCAACGATTGCAACAACCACGGTTCCGACATCGACGGCAAAGTCGGCGATTCTATCCCAGCTAACGGAGACTCTCCCGACACAGACGAGTTGGACGAAGAGTCAGTCAGTTCGGACGAGATTACCGACGAGATCGAGGAGATGTTCGAGAACCAACTCGAACGTAGCGACGAGTTTGAGGAGCGCATCGAAGAAATCGTCGAGAACCACGACGGACGCATCAACTTCGAACACATCACCCTGAAGCTCGCACGTGAGTTCGAAGAAGATGAATCGTCGATTGATAGCGCGCTGAACGTCGTCGCCTCCGTCAAAGACGGCGACGTAGTCGGTGTCGCCTCTGCTGCGGAACGCGCGATGGGAGACACAGACTTGACGTGGGATATGGTGAAGGCCGGTTACGGGTGCGACCCGAGTATGGTCGACGCGACCGACGTCACGACGAAGAGCGATGTGACGTCATGGGCTCGCGAGAAGTGTGTCGAGTTCATGAACGACAACTACCATTGGGTGTATCTTGTTGACAAAAATCGTGGTATCGAGGAATTCTACGCGTACGACGACGACATCGGGTACTACGTTGACGATGCGAAAGACGTCGTCGGTCGGCTGATGGACGAACATCTCGGACGGCACAGCAACACTCACGAAGTCAATGAGGTGACGCGGAAGCTGAAGGCCGCGAATAAGGTGACGTCAGTCGACGAGATGAATGCCGGTGACAAGCCGCTGCGCTGTGTCGAAAACGGTGTGCTGGACGTTGAAACCTGGGAGCTGTACGACCACGACCCAGAGTACCGGTTCACCCGGCGCATCAACGCAGCTTGGAACCCGGACGTCGATACCAGCGATGTGGAGGATTTCCTTGACGAGATCACGAAGAACGACATTGACGCGAAGGTGCTCGCGGAAATGATGGGAGACACGCTGACCGACCACTATAAACGACAATGGTTCGGCATGCTGTACGGCGGTGGTGCGAATGGTAAGTCGGTACTGCTGAACGTGCTGCGAGCGGTGTTGGGGCATGAAAACGTCTCGACCGAGTCGCTGCACGACATCGCGGAGACGCGTTGGGCGTCTGGGCAGATGGCCGGTGGGATGGGTGCGTGGGCGAATCTCGACCCTGAAGTGTCGGCAAGGAGGATTGTGAACACAGCACCCATCAAGAACAACACGGGTAACGACGCTACGTCGCACGAGTTCAAAGGGCAGGACAAATTCAGCGCGGTGAACACTGCGAAGATGATTTTCGGCATGAACAAACCGTCGATTTTCGACGAAGAGAAGCGCGCTATTGTCCGTCGTATCAAGCCGGTCGAGTTGCCGTATGCGTTCCTGCCGGAGGATGAAGTTGATGATGATGACCCGATGCAGGAGGTTCGTGACTCCGACAAAGAGGACAAGCTGACAACGGATGAGAGTCGTGCTGCGTGGCTGCAAGTCATGGCAGAGGGTCTCCGTCGGCTCCGGGAGAATGATGGGTTCAGTTACGAGCGCAGTCAGCGGGAGCTCTTCGATTCGTATCAGTCGGCGGCAGATACGTTCTGGAAGTTCCAGCACGAATGTCTACAGAACGTCCGTACGACGTACAATGATACGGATACGCCGGTTTACCTGACGTTCAACGAGATTCATAGCGCCTACGCGAGCTACTGTCATGATCACGATGAGACCCCGATGCCGGAGAGTGAATTCGCGCAGGAACTGAACAAGATTGGGAATTTGGACATCGAGAAGTACCATCCGGGGGACGCTGACGGTGCGAATTCGCGGAAGTACCTGGCGTTCACCGAACATGGGTTCAGGCACGCGATAACGTCCACGCAGAAGCGTTTTCATCTGCGGGTCGATGAAGTGGATGTCCCGACCATGGCCGGCGGTGATGACTCTGACACGGAGCATGAGGGGTGCGAAGACCTGTCCGGTCGTGTTGTTAGTGCTATCACCCATCTGAACGAGGAAAACGACTCAGAAGCTAATTTCCGGTCGATTGTCGAGCACTGTCGTGACGAGGAGGAACTTTCCGGATTGCTCGATACCGTCGACACGCTCGAAGAGGGTGGCGTCATCGAACAGGACGACGGCGTTTACCACGTGGTCGAAGACGACGTGCTCGACAAAGGCGGTGAGGATGGTGTCGATGAAGACCTGTGTAACCGTGTACTCGCGGAGGTAAAGAGTAGTGCTGGTGAAGACGGAGTGACGCCACCGACGGTTGCTGGTGGCATCGAGGAGAGTGCTGGAGATGTCCTGCCGGTCTTGGAGTCACTGGTCGACGAAGGTGAACTGGAACGGAAGCCAGGTACGCGCTTCGCCCCTCGGAAGGGTGATGCCTAA
- a CDS encoding site-specific integrase — protein sequence MQIEPFDEDDGYRCWLSPTEQDQLTSYYNTEPKKRLAVELMLDGLRSEEVPRVATRDFRRLDADEEAYKLRVREGKTGWRECPVSNETHTLAQTLKNAQSATKEDPLVDVSARTVQRWVANAAEDLAQRTGNDDWLHVSAHDCRRTWATSTYYSLSAPYSLEVIMQWGGWTDGDTFRENYLGKEPDHLAVQMMDEAGLR from the coding sequence ATGCAAATTGAGCCGTTCGACGAAGACGACGGCTACCGCTGCTGGCTCTCCCCGACTGAACAAGACCAACTCACCAGCTATTATAACACGGAGCCGAAGAAGCGTCTGGCCGTCGAGTTGATGCTTGACGGCCTCCGGTCAGAAGAAGTACCGAGAGTCGCCACCCGAGACTTCCGGCGCCTCGACGCTGATGAAGAAGCATACAAGCTGCGTGTCAGAGAAGGCAAAACTGGGTGGCGAGAGTGTCCAGTGAGCAACGAGACCCACACCCTTGCGCAGACGCTGAAGAACGCGCAGAGCGCCACCAAGGAAGACCCACTCGTCGATGTCTCCGCACGCACCGTACAACGCTGGGTAGCGAACGCAGCCGAAGATTTAGCACAGAGAACGGGGAACGACGACTGGCTACACGTCTCGGCCCACGACTGCCGCAGAACGTGGGCTACATCCACGTACTATAGCCTCTCTGCACCGTATTCGTTGGAAGTGATTATGCAGTGGGGCGGCTGGACTGACGGCGACACGTTCCGAGAAAATTACCTCGGAAAAGAACCAGACCACCTCGCCGTGCAGATGATGGACGAAGCCGGACTGCGATAG